GAGCCCGAACATCGCCAGCACCTCGCGGGAGGCCGCGGTGCGCTCTCCGCGGGCGTCGCGCTGGACGTGGGTGGCCTCGTCGCAGGTCGGCGCCAGCTCGTGGCCCGCCTGGGCCGCGAGGGAGAGCGTCCACACGGTGAACAGCGGGCCTGCGCCCTCGCGCGGCGCCACGTGGAGCGCCGCGAGCGCGTGGAGCCCCGCGTCGCGCGCGGCCCGGCGCGTGCGCTCGGGGGTGCGCCCGTCGGCGCACACGACGACCCGACCGTCGGGCGCGACGGCGTGCGCCGCGGCCACCAGGTACGCCTCGATGCCCCCGCGCAGCTCGATGCGCGCGGCGGCCCGCTGGGCATCGGGCGAGGGCGTGGCGGTCCCCGGAGGCAGGTAAGGCGGCGTCCCGGTGACGAGGTCGAAGCTCCTCGCCGGCAGCTCGGGCACGCGCGCACGCAAGTCGCCGTGCAGCGCTCGCACGCGTGACACGAGGCCGTTGCGCTCGACGTTCTGGGTGAGCAGCGCGTAGCTCTCGGCCTGCGCCTCCACCCCGACGAGCTCCGCTTCGGGCGCCGCCCAGGCCACCATGAGCAGCACCGAGCCGATGCCCGTGCCCAGGTCGAGCACGCGGAGCGGGCCCGTGCTCCCCGA
The window above is part of the Myxococcales bacterium genome. Proteins encoded here:
- a CDS encoding methyltransferase domain-containing protein; the encoded protein is MGPHAATAAPASPELTCDALTSTFRVLQRRGGHRFSVDDRMTAWVAATLARGRVEGASGWPCARSSSGSTGPLRVLDLGTGIGSVLLMVAWAAPEAELVGVEAQAESYALLTQNVERNGLVSRVRALHGDLRARVPELPARSFDLVTGTPPYLPPGTATPSPDAQRAAARIELRGGIEAYLVAAAHAVAPDGRVVVCADGRTPERTRRAARDAGLHALAALHVAPREGAGPLFTVWTLSLAAQAGHELAPTCDEATHVQRDARGERTAASREVLAMFGL